The sequence below is a genomic window from Myxocyprinus asiaticus isolate MX2 ecotype Aquarium Trade chromosome 9, UBuf_Myxa_2, whole genome shotgun sequence.
cactcagctctcaaatcaaatatgccgccttaacctcctgagacccccacgtgactgctgtgtgcattttgcgTTTCCCTgtttgatttgtaattagtagcacttaataaacaagcaaaaaaataaaatacaaataataaataaaaataataacaataaatcactgtttttttctagagcaaatagttttcctaaaaatgtacttGGATCATAAGcatcatatttgatttgagatgcTATGGCGGAGGGGAaaatcagtgaataattacttaaattttggtctgtttagcTTTAGAAGACTTAGAACATAGTGCAAAAGTTACATGGACTACTGTACTGGTGCTTTGCTGGTGTTTTttgcactttttggagcttgatacccgtggttactataataataataataataataacatgttttgGAATGACgtgattgagtaaatgatgacagaattttcatttttggttgaactatccctttaaggttctCTGCAaccttttacattttcttttaaatgatttGATTAGTAATTttgagttttctctctctctctctctctctctctctctctctcctcagtcGTGTTGGCTTCTATGTTAACACATTCCAGAGCGTCGCTGGCCTGGAGGAAAAATTTCACAGGGAGATGGGCAAGGTGAGTCAATATTAAGACTCATTAACAAGAAACTAATAAGATTAATGTTGTTAGTCACTACAGTATGTcccactttaaataaaaaaataaaatacaaatcccaCTCTCATTCACAGCTGAATCAGCACCTGTGTGATATAATGACCAAACTGGATGAGCAGCGTCTAGCCAAGTGAGTGCATTTATTTGGTGGATCTGATTTTCCTTAACTTTTTAGAACTTCTGGTTTCCTGTTGTTTAGCAcagtggttttgcttcaggacccagattttacattggacttgAAATAAGGGCCTATATAATATGGTTTACTGCAGAAAAGTAAACAAATATGTCCTTAcaatcaaacactgaaatgtattagTATTACTTATCATGATATAATGTTAAATTACTAAGCATTTAAAATAAGATTAATCTCAGCAGCAAATAATTCACACACAAAGCATATTTTATATGgatgttttttaatgtattttacgtAGCATAGTTGCATAGTTTTTCAAAGATGTCACGCAACCTGCCCATGTTGGCATATGCCTAAATATTTCAAACAAGTGTCAGCGAATTTGATGAATTTGCACCAagatactgtagagtttgattagACGCACAGCCTTAATGTCAAACAACAGAAAGTTGTAGAATTGTTTCCTCCCTTATATTTTTTCCTATCATAAATATGCATGGTTATAtacagttgcattttattatatgcatttagcattgttttgtcTCTGATCTCTGCGACCAGCAACCACTAGACTAGCACACAGCTTTTTTGAGTTGCTGTTTTCCCTGTAAATTAAACCAACCCTCCCCCAAAAACCCACAGAAAAGACTATGTCAAGACAGCCAGCACTGAGAAGAGGTAACAACataaaagttttgtgtgtgtgtgtgtgtgtgtgtgtgtgtgtgtttatttgttttcttcaaCCTTTGTTGCATTCATTTTTCACAAGATATGCTAACACTTAGATTCTCGGGAAACTTACCACAAACTTGTTTGAGCATACATGAAACCATGTGCACATGCTGATACGAAAAATAACTACATGATTGGAATGTCTTTGAAATGCAGTACATATGTGCTGTTGCATGGGagtaatttaaatttaaacactGTCTGGCTTCAGTATTAATGTTGATCTGTGCTGCCACCTAGAGGTAAATTGTGGACAGTACACTCTTGATAGTGTATGTGCAGTGTGGTGTTCTGTGTCTTTACCTATGTGTGTTTCTATGCAGTGAAGATGCAGCCAACCACAATCTCTCAGAGTCTGGGTCCGACATCCCTAAATCACCATCAAAGGTACTGTGCCGTCATTCATCTGTATGTTTGCCACATTGTCCGTGCTTATGGAGTGTATCTTTGAATGTGTATGAAACTAAAGAAGCAGAGATCAAAACAGGCCCCTAAGTTTCGTTTGTTGATATGTCATTTTTAAATGAGTAATTGACCTCAATGGGGCATATCCTGATAATGTGAATATTATAAAAAATGGTGGTGGCCAGACTAACTCGTTATGCTTTACTCTCAATGAGGTCACTAACTTTAAGCAGACAATAGAGGTTTGATCTTgtctgtgttaaagggatagttcatccaagaattaaaattctgtcatcatttactcaacctcaatcAAAAGCCATATACTAATTTTTcccccgtggaacacaaaaggtgaaatcttttttttttttttcaatttggaatgcccaattccaaatgcattctaagtcctcgtggtggtgtagtgactcgcctcaatccgggtggcggagtacgaatcgcatttgagaccatcaatccacgcatcttatcacgtggcttgttgagcaccttaccgtggagacatagcgcgtgtggaggaccacgctattctctgcggcatccacgcacaactcaccacgtgccccactgagagcaaaccacattaaagtgaccacgaggaggttaccccatgtgactctaacctccctagcaaccggtcaaatttggttgcttaggagacctggctggagtcactcaccacgccctggattcgaactcacgactccaggggtggtagtcagcatctttactcactgagctacccaggcccccaaaaggtgaaatcttaaaaaatctttacatagctcttttccatacaaatacAGTTCATAGCAAGctgcaaaaaaagacaaaatagtcACCATAAAAGTCCATACATCtggtgcattatattccaagtcttatgaagccatatgatagtttttttttattgtgaaaaacAAACCAGAATTTAAGTCAATAAttctgataatcttcccctccgacaaagctctgaaatctcattcgtGCTCATATTCAAATATGGTGCATCATTGCATATTTTATGTCACTGATGGCAAAACGACATCGGGTCTTACGTGTATCGTAACAGAGCACGATGAACCAGTTTGAATATGCAAgatggagaatgagatttgagagctgcagcagaaaggaaaacactgtatCTAATTACTTTAGAAGACTAGATATAGTGCACAAATCATGTGAACTGCTCGCTTTTatggcctttttggagcttgttttgGAGAATTACAGATGTGATCACTAGGAATTCttcttgaatggaaaagagctgcaaaaATTCTACTTTTGTAGTATAACAGCAAGTAGGTTTAGAATGACAcaagaatgagtaaataatgataacattttcatttttggtttcttttactTCAAAACAAACGTAAAGCATGTTACACAGAAAATCTAAATTGTGAGCAATGCTGATTTGGTGTTTTAATCGGCAGTGTGCTgtgtgatgtttttatttatttatttgttttggggCTTTAGTGTAGACAGGATCGGGACATGAGCCACCTTGAGCGAACAGctcttacactgcaaaaaatcattttcttaatcagtatttttgtcttgttttcttgtaaaaatatctaaacattcttaaaacaagatcaatttacttgaaaagcaaaatggcatagcttgtattgttttcagagaaatctaactaaatttagtgacttatgcttaaaagaagaaaaaactatttgccaatggggtaagaaaaataagcttaattcaaagggaaaacaagtttatttttcttaccccattggcagattttatttcttgttttaagcataaagtttgCTAATTTtagtcagatttctctgaaagaatatttagatatttttacaggaaaacaagacaaaaatactaattaagaaaaagattttttttgcagtgtatatgtCCTGAGAATCTGCACAGCCCATTGCTTCACAGCTCtgacatgcatgtgtgtgtttatgtgtgtgtttttgtggcaGTCCAGAGAAGAACCGCCGGTCACACGACCCCCCAGGCCGACCTCATCTCAAGAGGTGAAACAGGACAACATCATTAACCTGTTTGAGGATGCACTGGTGCCTGACATTAACCTTACAACCCCCTCACAGGTCAGAGGACGAAATACAGCCCTTTTTAATATAAGCTCTCAAATCTCTCCCTCCATGTACACAGCTTTCTTCTCCGctcattttatttaaacttaaagggatagttcacccaaaaatttaaatttatgtCAAAATGTTATGTTCAAGtcgtccaaacctgtatgacaaaaGGCTACATTTGAATGAATATCACAGTCCATCTCTTTTTAAAGCATAAAGAAGGAACCAATACTATCATAAAAATAGTTCATGTggattgtgcatcatattccaagtcttctgaaggcatacaattatGCAAATATGAAGTGtaataatttttcagtgaaaatctgtcCATTACATGTTCATAAGCTCTACGAGAGAAACTTTTTCATAGTGGCTTGCATGTTCATGTGAGACCTTCTCATTTGTCATTGTTAATGCTCCGACCCACCAAGTGGGTGTCAGAGGACAGGAGAGGTCAGGTCGGCAAAGGTCAGAGTTCAGGGTCAAGGAAATTCAAGATGGCACTTCAGATGCATGCAACAAGTTGGCATCTTGGGTATCGCTCTACAGACAAACCAGAGAAGACATTTCAGTGCATTTCCACAAATTTTAAAATATGAGTAATTCGTATTTGTATGTCtgtatgcattttctttttttaaaaggagtcATCCTTCCTATTTGCTAAGATTTGTTCAGTCAATCTAAGTTTTGGGGAACTGAAATGACTTCCTCTTGGTTCCGCCactttgtctgtgcatgtatccCATTTATGGCATGCATGTGATGCATATTAAAAGAATTgctcatcccaaaatgaaaatgaaaagtcatcatttactcaccctcatgtcattccgaaCCAGGGGTTTTTCTAGGATTGGAAGAGATAAAGGGGTTATTCCCCAGAGAACAACCTCGTCATTTCCACTGAAACAGATGTTTCTCTCTCATGTTTATACAAGTGCTGAATACCGTTTGTACCAGAATGAATTGCTGTTTATGGGAGTACTCTTTGACATGGTGACAGATGTATCTACAGAATGTATCAGATGTATCACACTTAACTCTTTCATTCTGTGCTGCCTAATGGAAGGGGGCTTCATGGGATTCATGGGAGGTAAGAAGTTGTTGCTGtgttggctcaattttgatggaTGATTAGATCACTCTTGGCATAAACTTTGTGATAAGCCATGAGGGTCTAATTAATCGTGGCAACGGGTTTGACACTTGTACATTTTAGGTCAACTAATTACAATCAAAGCAACAGTTTTAACATTCATTGAACAGTTGCCGGATGTTTTGCACCATTATTCACAGTTAATTTTTGAGGTGGAAACAACAGAAAaccaacataattcccatagttccatttatgttattccatagttttgatgactttactattattctaaaatgtgaagaaaaaaaaaaaattataataaagaatgagtaagtgtttcaaaacttttgaccggtagtgtatgtacacagatcagccacaacattaaaaccacctgcctaatattgtgtaggtccccctcgtgccgccaaaccagtgccaacccgcatctcagaatagcattctgtggacagaaatgccttgttgatgagagaggtcaacagagaatggccagactggttcgaagtctgcggtaactcagataatcactctgtacaatcgtggtgagaagaaaatcatctctgtatgctattctgagatgcgggttggtgctgctTTGACAGCACAaaagggacctacacaatattaggcagatggttttaatgttgtggctgatttgtgtatatatacagtatatacgtagTATATATAGAGTAATAGTGACAAATAAGTAAACGGGATCATCTCAAATTAGTCTATTAGATTAAATTATTCAAAGTAATGATCAAATCTAGAAAGAAAGTCAGAAACAACAGTGAACACAACATCATAACCTtaatgggccttattcatgaaacgaGCAGACATAATTTTTGTAAATTGTTAATAAATATTGTATCGAGGGTCAAATTACtcaaaagtaaataattaaataaatatgtaaataaatcattgaatacataattaaatttaaaaaccaaactataaaataattaatcattaaaacaaatcaataaatgccccttttatttcattttagcgTGACCTTTGTGTTGATTTTTAATTTAAGCGTGAATTCTGTGTCATTTTCAGGGTTATGGTAATCCGCACGTCACTAAGAGGAGTGAAATACAAAATGAAATgcaagatatttatttattttgtgatgtaatgattttatagttgttttaatgatttaattatgcattaaatgatttgtttaaatatataaatatttatttagataTTAAATTTTGAGTAACCTGGCCCTCCATACATAAATCCATTCCATTTTGTAAGTTCaaaatttatgtaagaatggtttaATGTACGATTTATACAAAAATTAATTCTGCTCAtatcatgaataaggcccaatatatgtatttttttttcaatattaaagtactttttCCTATGCCAGCCTAATATACATAGTcatctataagtaagccattcgtagtttgattcccccaaaaagtgtaaacactgtggcactatcaaaacattgcaatgcttgtttgagcatcccgaccattCGCATTTCCCAGAAGCATCGCTAGCCAACTATAGTCGCATGTTCCATTATTACCAACATATAGTTCAACGGTTTGATTTTTCCCAAAACCGTCGTTCCAGCCGtaggcgcctgcaggatttcatctgaagGTATGTACAGAAATCTGCCTTGTACAACCTTATATCTTGGGGAGTCTGTGGGCATGCTCCACCAGGAGAATTTTttggcaaaaacaacaccaaagcattaaattctggtgactttgagaaagcatttttttctcgagtatgagtagcgttcatgtaattattggctaaagcatttcttccagtaaccgttcagaacagACACGTTCtcatgctaaaaaagcaaaatgcaccacaacgaatagagcagaacgcaggtgtctcaagacacgtTGAAGTTAAAGCGGCTTCTAAAAATACAGCGCTCCCATGAgagatcctaaaaacacagtgaaacatgatgcagttgtcaaaagacatccatctagcgaatgtttacatggaaaacgattgaaaaacagcgtgagcggatgcaaaaacatgttcagtttaaACAGCTCCTGAATGCTCGGGTcgcaacagctctcgagtcaacagtacaatgagtcgcttgtaacagttctcgagtcaacagtacactgaactgagaatcattTGGAGATGTCTgacatactgagaactgatgagctgctgacattgagcatgtgtgtgattaaggggcgaaatgtgtttcaggtgtattttgctgaacaacagagagtgtaacaaataaaacataatggaaatatatttatgacttgattgtattaccattttatcaacgtatgaagatgatccagtctacagctgtCAAGTCAGCAGTACACCGAGTCGTtcacagcagttctcaagtcaacagcaTACTGATCCGaagacagcagctcttgagtcaacagtacattgagtcaatcacagcagttcttgtgtcaacagtacactgatccgaggacagcagttctcgagtcaacagtacactgatccgaggacagcagttctcaagtcaacagtacactgatccgaggacagcagttctcaagtcaacagtacactgatccgaggacagcagttctcgagtcaacagtacactgatccgaggacagcagttctcgagtcaacagtacactgatccgaggacagcagttctcgagtcaacagtacactgatccgagaacagcagttctcgagtcaacagtacactgatccgagaacagcagttctcgagtcaacagtacactgatccgaggacagcagttctcgagtcaacagtacactgatttgaggacagcagttctcgagtcaacagtacactgatccgaggacagcagttctcgagtcaactgtacactgatccgaggacagcagttctcgagtcaacagtacactgatccgaggacagcagttctcgagtcaacagtacactgatccgaggacagcagttctcgagccaacagtacactgatccgaggacagcagttctcgagccaacagtacactgatccgaggacagcagttctcgagtcaacagtacactgatccaaggacagcagctctcacgtCAGATCACAGCAGTTTGAGGGTCACCGGTACACTGAACTGAGTAttgcctctttcggacataatactgagaactgctgatcagtgagcagatgatgagcatgcgtgaaccgaggacttgaatgagggggtgaaacgtttcagtcgagagatgtaaacaaattttacaattgagtattgtgcatgcagattatatctgaagttgtgatgagctggatcatggtttctgtaaaaaaagggtgagttgattaagactagtttaatcactttttatgctttaaacgtgtagaacatccacatttgtatatcagtgtcagtattgtgTGCTTTAGGTGcgaaactttaatgtaggatgtactGTAAGTTCACTGAATGAAAcaatgatgacaataaacacccttcttattataacttaattaaataaaatgttataatcagcaatatgcccttacatatggatttattgaatgtgtttgtgcgtgtattctacGACGCTGGCGTATTAGCATTAGTGACGTCATTACATGATGACGTAAATTAACTGGTGAATCagttttttgaaccagttcattgaaccgtccgaaagaaccggttcacggaaaagaatcggacttcccatcactaccgGTGCTTTTCCGATTCGCAACCATTTTACATTTGCAGTAAATGTTCTGttaccctcttgtggtctcccaacggtATTACACCAGATAATttaggccaactgagtgaattgtaAAGCACGCAAATTAGGATTCTAATTAAAATGTCTGCTAATTGTAATATatagatgcctcaaaaatatatcgatcaAATAACGTGCCAAAACAAAATTTTATGATATCCCTACTGATTACACAGTGCATACAAACACGGACACTGCTTTCGTGTCTTAAGCAGCTTTATTAGAATAAACAGCTTtctgttgtgcatgtaaacatgctataATTTAACATTCATTCAGTCTCCGCAGAAATGATTACGCCACCCCCTGCGTAATGCCACTAACGGCAGCTCTATATTGTTAAACGAACGTGTTTCGAATGacggatgtgcgacatagtttctacggttttgggaaacagtcatgactagatcgttaatttctccaacgatgcattgtactatggcagttaagcagtgagttatgcCTTTTTACGGGAAACACACCCCAGCCCGatatagcaacactggctcaaccaatggcatgagtttggggtgggaccatCTGTTTGCCCAACCAATAGcagtttgggaaacctgttttgaaacagtcattatttgtgcaattCTGTTGGGTGGTGCTAGTGAATAACACACTTTAACAATAATTTATGTGTCTTCCCATCCCTGCCTTGATTCACTTTGTTCCGTGAACCTTTGGTGTTTCTTGCCCTTTTGTCCTGCCTTTTCCCCCCCGATTTTACTACCCAAAAATCCAATATATTTGCCCGAAATTCAACAAACAATCCTGGCCAACCCCCTCCACCCTGCCCCAGCTTGAGCAAACCCCAGCTGCAGACCCATCTCAACAGTGGAACTCAGACGACAAAGCTCCTGTGCAGAATTATGGGCAGTCGTATGAGCCTCCAAACTGGAATGATGAGATCACGCCTGCTGTGCAGCCGTATGAACAACCCAGCTGGGATGAGCAGGAAAGTGCTTCTGCGCAACCAGGCTGGGTCAATGAAACAGCTGTGCCAACAGGTTCTGAACCTACGCAGCTAGACTGGGAGGACGGAGGTGTAAAGTGCTGGGGCGAGGAAGGGTCCCAGATAGGGCAAGAGCAGGATGCAGTTGCAAACTGGGGTGGTGGCATTGCCCAGACTTGGGAGTCTGAGCAGCCTCAGTGGGAGGAGCTTCAGAGTGTAAGAGGAGCGAGAATCCAGAATAATTCTGGGTGTATTTGGGGAGTATTGTGGTAGTATTGGGATGGTTTAGAAGCAGATATTGTCATTCTGTGGGTCTATGTGATTTCGGCATACTGCTGGTTTCCTgtataccctgctgaaaaaaccagATTAGACCAGCATGATTTTCCAttctggtctaggctggttagtgctggtcttgCATAACCTTGCTACATATGctagtgaccagcaatgctgtcTTTTCGGCAGATTATAACAGGTTTGCTTTGTTCTTCTGAGTTGCTCAGGTGTCATAAACTCTTTGtctttattgtttgtatttagAATGAAGCTCCAACGGTGACAAATGGCTCATCAAATGCAGAGCTCCCTCCCTCTGTACTGTTTAAGGTGAGTCGTGTGAGGAACCCAACtcattagctctgttccaaaactttgtGAGCTGCCATGCTGTCTACTGCTTTCAAGGCACCTAACCAAAATGGAAGTGACTCATTTGAAACACCCTATATATGCAGCACATTATTGCAAAACTCCTCACATGAAACACGCAGAAGACTCAATTCATAATTGcctaaaaaatacataaacatgtattttacccaataaaaatattgggtaaaatcaGGAATGATTGCATTGAActatttttgatacttttttgtattaaatgaaataaaagtgcATTTATAATCAAGATTTCTATCAGTTGGCTTGTCCATGAAGGTTAGATTTGATACTGCCTTTTTAATTTGGCCAGAAGAAGGCCTTTTGTTGGTGCTTAATTTGTGGAACAACCCCCATGTCAGGATATTGTCTTAAAATTATGCCTTTATCCCTTCAACTCTGTGGTTTAAGCTTAAATTGTAAATGTCCCATAAACATAAGCCACTCATATGTGggaccatttgaaagcttagaatatttcaaagaataccatcacttttgcatttatgttacagaaaataacaaaataaagccttAAAACTTTGCATCGCAAATGAGCGTGACCTAGAGGAAAGGATGTAGAAATATGCGTATGAACAGAAAAgtttttcacatagcacttaaatggacatTTTACAGTCATAGATCAAATTGAAGCTCTCGTTCTCAgcaatgtgactgtacagtttattttgtctctgtaagacaacaaagacaaacatCTCATGTCCGCTCCGATCAatgcttctgtaagccccaaattaGCCAAAAACTCCACATCAGCTCTTAACTTAGGctgttttcttaaagggatagttcacccagaaatgaaaattcaatcgttgtttactcacccctgtgttattATAaccttatatgactttctttcttttacttaacacaaagggagaaattgtgaaaacatgtTATGCTTAGTGATGTCATATAATGGCAGTTTATTATGACAACCTCTTCAAGCTTTTAGTCCACTGTATTTGTTTAAGGTCAGCTTTTAAATTTGGGAATAAAAATTGTAGGTGGTAGCCAAAcaaatgcaccagagttgaaAAAGGTTAAACTGTTTAATAGGTAGGCAGTTCACCaggatttggaacagagctattgttttatttgtaaagacAAATATGATTGAATACCAagtgaatatatagttatagtgCCTTAAACTGGTTTAGATTTACATGGTGTTTTATTCTTGGTAGGTGAAAGCAATGCATGACTACGAAGCAACGGACAATGATGAACTTGATTTGAAAGCTGATGACATTGTG
It includes:
- the LOC127446689 gene encoding myc box-dependent-interacting protein 1-like isoform X2, which translates into the protein MAETGKGVNAGKLASNVQKRITRAQEKVMQKLGKADETKDTAFEEGVANFNKQLAEGTKLQKDLKAYFAAAKSMHECTKRLHDCLAEMYDPEWFGKEEVDSIAEEMIEREMDNNLEDTNLLWQDFHEKLMDSTLISIDTYLTQFPDIKARIAKRDRKLVDFDSARHHFASIQKGKKKDEAKIAKPLALVEKAAPGWAQGIISAHQIAQTNLSRNQAEEELGKAQKVFEEINYDLQEELPTLWNSRVGFYVNTFQSVAGLEEKFHREMGKLNQHLCDIMTKLDEQRLAKKDYVKTASTEKSEDAANHNLSESGSDIPKSPSKSREEPPVTRPPRPTSSQEVKQDNIINLFEDALVPDINLTTPSQGASWDSWELEQTPAADPSQQWNSDDKAPVQNYGQSYEPPNWNDEITPAVQPYEQPSWDEQESASAQPGWVNETAVPTGSEPTQLDWEDGGVKCWGEEGSQIGQEQDAVANWGGGIAQTWESEQPQWEELQSNEAPTVTNGSSNAELPPSVLFKVKAMHDYEATDNDELDLKADDIVLVIPFANPDEQDDGWLLGVKESHWLQNKNLLVKGVFPENFTQRL